The DNA region CTTTCCCGAGTATCGAGGGTCGAGATTTGTTCCATGTCGTCCGTGCTTAACTCAAAGTCGAAAATATCGAAGTTTTCTACGATCCGCTCTTTGTGTACCGATTTTGGAATGACAACGACTTCGCGCTGAACAAGCCAGCGCAACACGACTTGGGCGACGGACTTGTTGTGTTTAACAGCAATTGAGGTCAGCAGTTCGTTGCCGAACATGTTGCCCCGTCCTTCAGCGAACGGCGCCCACGACTGGTGTTGAACTCTCTGCTCTTTCATAAAAGCGGTGGTCTCCATCTGCTGGTAGAATGGGTGCGTTTCAATCTGGTTGACGGCGGGCACGATTTCATTATGCACGATGAGGTCCATCAGACGGTCGGGCAAGAAGTTGCTGACCCCGATAGCTTTAATTTTGCCTTCGCGGTACAGTTCCTCCATTGCACGCCAAGCACCATAGTAATCGCCGAACGGCTGATGAATAAGGTACAGATCGAGATAGTCGAGTTGCAGCTTCTTCAGGGATTTAGCAAACGCCAGCTTGGCACTCTCGTAGCTGGCATCCTGAACCCAAAGTTTGGTCGTGATGAACAGCTCCTCACGCGGTACACCGCTGCGCTTAATCGCGCGTCCGACCGCTTCCTCGTTCAGATAGCCGGCGGCGGTGTCGATCAGGCGGTAACCGGTCATTAGTGCTTCAAATACTGCGCGCTCGCATTCCTCGGCATCAGGAACCTGGTAGACACCAAAGCCGATGATCGGCATTTTCACTCCGTTGTTCAACGTTACGGTTTGCATTGTGATTCCTCCTATTGTTCAAATGAATAACTGCAAATGGCTGCAAATCCCGGGGACGGTACTTGAGAACAGAGATTCCGTTTATAGCCGATTTGCATTACAATCAGCTTAGAACCTTCGTGTTACACGAAGTCAAGCTTCTTTTTAAGAATTGTTTTTCTAGGAGGATTTCACATGCATACAGTTAAAGAAGCCGCCCAGATAACAGGGCTCACCGAGCATGCCGTGCGCTTTTACACAGATAAGGGTCTGGTGCCAAGCGTACAGCGCAATCAGAATAATATCCGGATGTTCGATGAAGAATCGATCAACTGGTTGCATGGCATTAAATGCCTCAAGCAATCCGGAATGCCAATTGAACTCATTAAAAGGTACGTCGATTTATGCCTTGAAGGGGATTCGACCATTCCTCAGCGCTACACACTCATGATGGAGCATAAAGAGGCGGCGCTTGCTAAGCTCGAGGAAGCGAAACTGCACGTTGCCCATTTGGAGGAAAAAACAACCCTATATCAGGACATTCTAGAACAACGCTCTCCAGACACAACGAATCCCGGCAACTGGGACAGAATTCTGCATATGCATAGTGACGTATTTTATTCGCCATCTGTTCGGAAAGTTTGAGGGAAATACAATGGGTGATGGAGTAGAAGGAACTGT from Paenibacillus ihbetae includes:
- a CDS encoding MerR family transcriptional regulator, which produces MHTVKEAAQITGLTEHAVRFYTDKGLVPSVQRNQNNIRMFDEESINWLHGIKCLKQSGMPIELIKRYVDLCLEGDSTIPQRYTLMMEHKEAALAKLEEAKLHVAHLEEKTTLYQDILEQRSPDTTNPGNWDRILHMHSDVFYSPSVRKV